From one Drosophila subpulchrella strain 33 F10 #4 breed RU33 chromosome 3L, RU_Dsub_v1.1 Primary Assembly, whole genome shotgun sequence genomic stretch:
- the LOC119553815 gene encoding cell death protein rpr, translated as MAVAFFIPDQATLLREAEQKEQQILRLRESQWRFLATVVLETLRQYSPCLPKTGRRSGKYRKPSQ; from the coding sequence ATGGCAGTGGCATTCTTCATACCCGACCAGGCGACTTTGCTGCGGGAGGCGGAGCAGAAGGAGCAGCAGATCCTCCGCCTGCGAGAGTCCCAGTGGAGATTCCTGGCCACCGTCGTACTGGAAACCCTGCGCCAGTACAGCCCATGTCTTCCGAAGACCGGCAGAAGGTCCGGCAAATATCGCAAGCCATCGCAGTGA